A region from the Aegilops tauschii subsp. strangulata cultivar AL8/78 chromosome 5, Aet v6.0, whole genome shotgun sequence genome encodes:
- the LOC123493891 gene encoding cytochrome P450 734A6-like, with amino-acid sequence MEATMVVMVHTLAAILTLWLISRSLWHLVWRSYAVAGWFERQGIRGPPYRFVLGSLWEMKQMLVVERGKTPLDIGSHDYTSRINPFFHKWAADYGKTFLYWLGPTPTIYSTDLELVKQVLENRTELFQNDYLNPILERIFGKGLVTTNGDDWKRHRRVVHPIFNHENLKVVA; translated from the exons ATGGAGGCGACCATGGTGGTAATGGTGCACACCCTTGCCGCCATCCTTACACTCTGGCTGATCTCGAGGTCCCTGTGGCATCTGGTATGGAGGTCGTACGCCGTCGCCGGCTGGTTTGAACGGCAGGGGATACGAGGGCCACCTTACAGATTCGTCCTTGGGTCCTTGTGGGAGATGAAACAGATGTTGGTTGTCGAGAGAGGAAAGACGCCTCTGGATATCGGCAGCCACGACTACACCTCCCGCATCAATCCTTTCTTTCACAAATGGGCCGCCGATTACG GGAAAACATTTCTGTATTGGTTGGGACCAACACCGACAATATACTCTACCGACTTGGAGCTAGTGAAGCAAGTACTGGAAAACAGGACAGAGTTATTCCAAAATGACTACCTGAATCCAATCTTGGAACGCATCTTCGGCAAAGGACTTGTGACCACAAACGGTGATGACTGGAAACGGCATCGCAGAGTCGTACACCCGATCTTCAACCACGAGAACCTCAAGGTTGTTGCCTAG